The following coding sequences lie in one Vanessa tameamea isolate UH-Manoa-2023 chromosome 17, ilVanTame1 primary haplotype, whole genome shotgun sequence genomic window:
- the LOC113400338 gene encoding solute carrier family 41 member 1-like: protein MNRTKCNTSKMAKTPEFNNETEISADVYRLITNEDKPPDIKYGKENSWVAGVQMFVSFLLAGFGMVAASLLLDVVQHWQVFEQVSEVYILVPALLGLKGNLEMTLASRLSTHAHLGHLETSLNSLVVGNLCLIQCQAILVGFLAAMAAVAMGWIPKGQFDIHHAMLLCASSVLTASFASFVLGLIMIGVIVVSKKLNINPDNIATPIAASLGDLTTLALLSWIASLLYKSIGTSVVLPSIIIIAGAMLVPLCGYIAWKNNFTKQALDEGWVPVVSAMVISSAGGLILDYTVSNYKGIAVFQLVINGIGGNMAAVHASRLSTLLHTGQKEGAVIGNTTKLLLLMVIPGQLIFIYTIGYLKAGHTSLTPIFILIYMSAALLQVFLLLTISHYIVIWMWKLGLDPDNSAIPYLTALGDLLGTALLGIAFHILYAIGDKDSDLGD from the coding sequence ATGAATAGGACAAAGTGTAATACCAGTAAAATGGCGAAAACACCTGAGTTTAACAATGAAACTGAAATAAGTGCCGACGTGTATCGTCTTATCACAAACGAAGATAAACCGCCTGATATAAAATATGGAAAAGAAAATTCGTGGGTTGCCGGCGTTCAAATGTTTGTTTCGTTTTTGCTTGCTGGATTTGGCATGGTGGCGGCGAGTTTGTTACTGGATGTTGTACAACATTGGCAAGTTTTTGAGCAAGTGTCAGAAGTGTATATACTAGTGCCAGCATTGCTGGGTTTGAAGGGAAACTTGGAAATGACTTTAGCGTCGAGGCTTTCTACTCATGCTCATTTAGGTCATCTTGAAACAAGCTTAAATTCATTAGTAGTAGGTAATTTATGTCTTATTCAATGTCAGGCTATTCTAGTAGGATTCCTGGCAGCAATGGCAGCCGTAGCTATGGGCTGGATACCCAAAGGACAATTTGACATTCATCATGCAATGTTGCTTTGCGCATCCAGTGTACTCACAGCTTCCTTTGCTAGTTTTGTCCTTGGTTTGATCATGATTGGTGTTATAGTTGTTTCAAAAAAGCTAAATATAAATCCGGATAATATAGCTACACCTATAGCAGCTAGTCTTGGAGACTTGACAACATTGGCACTATTGTCTTGGATAGCATCTCTGTTGTACAAGTCTATTGGCACAAGTGTAGTGCTAccatctataattataatagccGGAGCTATGTTAGTGCCATTGTGTGGCTATATTGCATGGAAGAATAACTTTACTAAACAAGCTTTAGACGAAGGATGGGTTCCTGTTGTATCTGCAATGGTCATTAGTAGTGCAGGGGGCCTAATATTGGACTACACAGTATCCAATTATAAGGGTATAGCTGTATTTCAGTTAGTTATAAATGGTATAGGAGGTAATATGGCAGCTGTTCATGCATCAAGATTGTCCACATTGTTACACACTGGTCAGAAAGAAGGTGCAGTGATAGGTAATacaacaaaattgttattattgatggtAATACCAggacaattaatatttatttacacaataggTTATCTTAAAGCTGGACATACTTCTTTAACtcccatatttatattaatttacatgtcAGCTGCATTATTACAAGTATTTCTTCTATTAACTATAAGTCACTATATTGTTATATGGATGTGGAAACTAGGCTTGGATCCTGATAATTCGGCTATCCCATACTTAACTGCATTAGGCGACTTATTAGGGACTGCATTGTTAGGTATAGCTTTTCACATTCTTTATGCCATTGGAGACAAAGACAGTGATTTGGGTGACtga
- the Rpl37a gene encoding large ribosomal subunit protein eL43 — protein MAKRTKKVGITGKYGTRYGASLRKMVKKMEVTQHAKYTCSFCGKDAMKRSCVGIWSCKRCKRTVAGGAWVFSTTAASSCRSAVRRLREVK, from the exons ATG gCAAAGCGTACAAAAAAGGTTGGAATTACTGGCAAATATGGCACACGTTATGGTGCTTCCTTGCGTAAAATGGTCAAAAAGATGGAAGTTACTCAGCACGCCAAATATACTTGCTCCTTCTGTGGAAAG gATGCCATGAAGCGCAGCTGTGTGGGTATCTGGTCATGCAAGCGTTGTAAGAGAACTGTAGCTGGCGGTGCCTGGGTTTTCTCTACCACTGCTGCTTCATCATGCAGGTCTGCAGTAAGAAGATTGCGCGAAGTGAAGTAA
- the Muc gene encoding dihydrolipoyllysine-residue acetyltransferase component of pyruvate dehydrogenase complex, mitochondrial isoform X3, translated as MLRTILVRNQILNDSLKKAIRSNVARCLSTELTRRKQPNKILEISEKGKSITSTWNVQTRYYSSLPTHSKVNLPALSPTMESGSIVSWEKKEGDKLSEGDLLCEIETDKATMGFETPEEGYLAKILIPAGTKGVPVGKLLCIIVENEADVAAFKDFKDDSTGESKPAPSKPKAAAAPPPAAAAPAAPAPPAPAAPAPAAPRPAAAPAPAADQHSRIYASPMARRLAELKNLRLGAAAAAPTPPPAPAPGATYTDIPLSGMRETIAKRLSAAKQTIPHYQLCATVNVEKLLEMRKDVNARLAAEKSDVKVSVNDFILKAVAAACKRVPTVNSHWMDTFIRQFSNVDVSVAVATPTGLITPIIFNADSRGIIDISTNMKELAGKAKDGRLQPHEYQGGTVTVSNLGMFGITMFNAIINPPQSLILACGGLQEIVIPDKNEPQGFRLAKFITFTASADHRVIDGAVGAQWMKVLKENIENPANIIL; from the exons ATGCTGCGAACGATTTTAGTACGAAACCAAATTTTAAACGATAGCCTGAAAAAAGCTATTCGGAGTAATGTAGCCAGATGTTTGAGCACAGAGTTGACCAGAAGGAAACAACCGAATAA AATTTTAGAGATATCAGAAAAGGGAAAAAGCATAACTTCAACATGGAATGTCCAGACGAGGTACTATTCAAGTCTTCCTACACATTCAAAGGTGAATCTTCCCGCTCTTTCTCCTACTATGGAGAGTGGTTCCATTGTCAGCTGGGAAAAAAAGGAGGGTGATAAACTTAGTGAAG ggGATCTCCTTTGTGAAATTGAAACTGACAAGGCGACAATGGGTTTCGAAACACCTGAAGAAGGATACTTGGCTAAAATTCTGATACCTGCTGGTACTAAAGGTGTTCCGGTGGGTAAATTACTCTGTATCATTGTTGAAAATGAGGCCGACGTTGCAGCATTCAAAGATTTTAAAGATGACT CCACAGGGGAATCAAAACCAGCACCATCAAAACCAAAag CTGCAGCGGCCCCACCGCCTGCAGCGGCCGCTCCCGCAGCACCCGCACCCCCTGCGCCCGCCGCACCCGCTCCTGCCGCGCCCAGACCTGCGGCCGCACCGGCACCCGCCGCGGACCAGCACAGTCGGATCTACGCCAGCCCTATGGCTAGGCGACTAGCTGAACTTAAGAATCTTAGGCTCGGAG CCGCGGCGGCCGCGCCTaccccgccgcccgcgcccgcgcccggcGCCACCTACACCGACATCCCGCTCAGCGGCATGCGGGAGACCATCGCCAAGCGCCTCTCCGCCGCCAAGCAGACCATTCCGCATTACCAGCTGTGTGCGACCGTCAATGTGGAGAAGCTGCTAGAAATGAGGAAAGACGTCAACGCGAGACTAGCTGCTGAGAAATCTGATGTTAAG GTATCTGTAAATGACTTCATCTTGAAAGCAGTGGCCGCGGCTTGCAAGCGAGTACCAACCGTCAATTCACACTGGATGGACACGTTTATAAGACA ATTCTCTAACGTCGACGTGAGTGTGGCGGTCGCAACCCCGACGGGTCTGATCACACCGATCATATTTAATGCGGACTCGCGCGGTATCATAGACATTTCTACTAATATGAAAGAACTCGCGGGCAAGGCTAAGGATGGCCGCCTTCAGCCGCATGAATACCAGGGAGGCACAGTTACCGTCTCTAACTTGGGAATGTTTG GTATCACAATGTTCAATGCAATCATAAATCCCCCACAGTCACTAATTTTGGCCTGTGGTGGTCTGCAAGAGATTGTCATTCCTGACAAAAATGAGCCACAAGG cttTCGACTCGCTAAATTCATAACATTCACTGCGTCAGCTGATCACAGAGTTATTGATGGAGCGGTTGGTGCCCAGTGGATGAAGGTCCTAAAGGAGAACATTGAGAATCCCGCCAACATCATACTGTAA
- the Muc gene encoding dihydrolipoyllysine-residue acetyltransferase component of pyruvate dehydrogenase complex, mitochondrial isoform X1, with amino-acid sequence MLRTILVRNQILNDSLKKAIRSNVARCLSTELTRRKQPNKILEISEKGKSITSTWNVQTRYYSSLPTHSKVNLPALSPTMESGSIVSWEKKEGDKLSEGDLLCEIETDKATMGFETPEEGYLAKILIPAGTKGVPVGKLLCIIVENEADVAAFKDFKDDSTGESKPAPSKPKAAAAPPPAAAAPAAPAPPAPAAPAPAAPRPAAAPAPAADQHSRIYASPMARRLAELKNLRLGGQGSGLYGSLKSGDLSAAAAAPTPPPAPAPGATYTDIPLSGMRETIAKRLSAAKQTIPHYQLCATVNVEKLLEMRKDVNARLAAEKSDVKVSVNDFILKAVAAACKRVPTVNSHWMDTFIRQFSNVDVSVAVATPTGLITPIIFNADSRGIIDISTNMKELAGKAKDGRLQPHEYQGGTVTVSNLGMFGITMFNAIINPPQSLILACGGLQEIVIPDKNEPQGFRLAKFITFTASADHRVIDGAVGAQWMKVLKENIENPANIIL; translated from the exons ATGCTGCGAACGATTTTAGTACGAAACCAAATTTTAAACGATAGCCTGAAAAAAGCTATTCGGAGTAATGTAGCCAGATGTTTGAGCACAGAGTTGACCAGAAGGAAACAACCGAATAA AATTTTAGAGATATCAGAAAAGGGAAAAAGCATAACTTCAACATGGAATGTCCAGACGAGGTACTATTCAAGTCTTCCTACACATTCAAAGGTGAATCTTCCCGCTCTTTCTCCTACTATGGAGAGTGGTTCCATTGTCAGCTGGGAAAAAAAGGAGGGTGATAAACTTAGTGAAG ggGATCTCCTTTGTGAAATTGAAACTGACAAGGCGACAATGGGTTTCGAAACACCTGAAGAAGGATACTTGGCTAAAATTCTGATACCTGCTGGTACTAAAGGTGTTCCGGTGGGTAAATTACTCTGTATCATTGTTGAAAATGAGGCCGACGTTGCAGCATTCAAAGATTTTAAAGATGACT CCACAGGGGAATCAAAACCAGCACCATCAAAACCAAAag CTGCAGCGGCCCCACCGCCTGCAGCGGCCGCTCCCGCAGCACCCGCACCCCCTGCGCCCGCCGCACCCGCTCCTGCCGCGCCCAGACCTGCGGCCGCACCGGCACCCGCCGCGGACCAGCACAGTCGGATCTACGCCAGCCCTATGGCTAGGCGACTAGCTGAACTTAAGAATCTTAGGCTCGGAG GGCAAGGCTCGGGGCTGTACGGGTCTCTAAAGAGTGGCGATCTCTCAGCCGCGGCGGCCGCGCCTaccccgccgcccgcgcccgcgcccggcGCCACCTACACCGACATCCCGCTCAGCGGCATGCGGGAGACCATCGCCAAGCGCCTCTCCGCCGCCAAGCAGACCATTCCGCATTACCAGCTGTGTGCGACCGTCAATGTGGAGAAGCTGCTAGAAATGAGGAAAGACGTCAACGCGAGACTAGCTGCTGAGAAATCTGATGTTAAG GTATCTGTAAATGACTTCATCTTGAAAGCAGTGGCCGCGGCTTGCAAGCGAGTACCAACCGTCAATTCACACTGGATGGACACGTTTATAAGACA ATTCTCTAACGTCGACGTGAGTGTGGCGGTCGCAACCCCGACGGGTCTGATCACACCGATCATATTTAATGCGGACTCGCGCGGTATCATAGACATTTCTACTAATATGAAAGAACTCGCGGGCAAGGCTAAGGATGGCCGCCTTCAGCCGCATGAATACCAGGGAGGCACAGTTACCGTCTCTAACTTGGGAATGTTTG GTATCACAATGTTCAATGCAATCATAAATCCCCCACAGTCACTAATTTTGGCCTGTGGTGGTCTGCAAGAGATTGTCATTCCTGACAAAAATGAGCCACAAGG cttTCGACTCGCTAAATTCATAACATTCACTGCGTCAGCTGATCACAGAGTTATTGATGGAGCGGTTGGTGCCCAGTGGATGAAGGTCCTAAAGGAGAACATTGAGAATCCCGCCAACATCATACTGTAA
- the Muc gene encoding dihydrolipoyllysine-residue acetyltransferase component of pyruvate dehydrogenase complex, mitochondrial isoform X4, giving the protein MLRTILVRNQILNDSLKKAIRSNVARCLSTELTRRKQPNKILEISEKGKSITSTWNVQTRYYSSLPTHSKVNLPALSPTMESGSIVSWEKKEGDKLSEGDLLCEIETDKATMGFETPEEGYLAKILIPAGTKGVPVGKLLCIIVENEADVAAFKDFKDDSAAAPPPAAAAPAAPAPPAPAAPAPAAPRPAAAPAPAADQHSRIYASPMARRLAELKNLRLGAAAAAPTPPPAPAPGATYTDIPLSGMRETIAKRLSAAKQTIPHYQLCATVNVEKLLEMRKDVNARLAAEKSDVKVSVNDFILKAVAAACKRVPTVNSHWMDTFIRQFSNVDVSVAVATPTGLITPIIFNADSRGIIDISTNMKELAGKAKDGRLQPHEYQGGTVTVSNLGMFGITMFNAIINPPQSLILACGGLQEIVIPDKNEPQGFRLAKFITFTASADHRVIDGAVGAQWMKVLKENIENPANIIL; this is encoded by the exons ATGCTGCGAACGATTTTAGTACGAAACCAAATTTTAAACGATAGCCTGAAAAAAGCTATTCGGAGTAATGTAGCCAGATGTTTGAGCACAGAGTTGACCAGAAGGAAACAACCGAATAA AATTTTAGAGATATCAGAAAAGGGAAAAAGCATAACTTCAACATGGAATGTCCAGACGAGGTACTATTCAAGTCTTCCTACACATTCAAAGGTGAATCTTCCCGCTCTTTCTCCTACTATGGAGAGTGGTTCCATTGTCAGCTGGGAAAAAAAGGAGGGTGATAAACTTAGTGAAG ggGATCTCCTTTGTGAAATTGAAACTGACAAGGCGACAATGGGTTTCGAAACACCTGAAGAAGGATACTTGGCTAAAATTCTGATACCTGCTGGTACTAAAGGTGTTCCGGTGGGTAAATTACTCTGTATCATTGTTGAAAATGAGGCCGACGTTGCAGCATTCAAAGATTTTAAAGATGACT CTGCAGCGGCCCCACCGCCTGCAGCGGCCGCTCCCGCAGCACCCGCACCCCCTGCGCCCGCCGCACCCGCTCCTGCCGCGCCCAGACCTGCGGCCGCACCGGCACCCGCCGCGGACCAGCACAGTCGGATCTACGCCAGCCCTATGGCTAGGCGACTAGCTGAACTTAAGAATCTTAGGCTCGGAG CCGCGGCGGCCGCGCCTaccccgccgcccgcgcccgcgcccggcGCCACCTACACCGACATCCCGCTCAGCGGCATGCGGGAGACCATCGCCAAGCGCCTCTCCGCCGCCAAGCAGACCATTCCGCATTACCAGCTGTGTGCGACCGTCAATGTGGAGAAGCTGCTAGAAATGAGGAAAGACGTCAACGCGAGACTAGCTGCTGAGAAATCTGATGTTAAG GTATCTGTAAATGACTTCATCTTGAAAGCAGTGGCCGCGGCTTGCAAGCGAGTACCAACCGTCAATTCACACTGGATGGACACGTTTATAAGACA ATTCTCTAACGTCGACGTGAGTGTGGCGGTCGCAACCCCGACGGGTCTGATCACACCGATCATATTTAATGCGGACTCGCGCGGTATCATAGACATTTCTACTAATATGAAAGAACTCGCGGGCAAGGCTAAGGATGGCCGCCTTCAGCCGCATGAATACCAGGGAGGCACAGTTACCGTCTCTAACTTGGGAATGTTTG GTATCACAATGTTCAATGCAATCATAAATCCCCCACAGTCACTAATTTTGGCCTGTGGTGGTCTGCAAGAGATTGTCATTCCTGACAAAAATGAGCCACAAGG cttTCGACTCGCTAAATTCATAACATTCACTGCGTCAGCTGATCACAGAGTTATTGATGGAGCGGTTGGTGCCCAGTGGATGAAGGTCCTAAAGGAGAACATTGAGAATCCCGCCAACATCATACTGTAA
- the Muc gene encoding dihydrolipoyllysine-residue acetyltransferase component of pyruvate dehydrogenase complex isoform X2, whose protein sequence is MLRTILVRNQILNDSLKKAIRSNVARCLSTELTRRKQPNKILEISEKGKSITSTWNVQTRYYSSLPTHSKVNLPALSPTMESGSIVSWEKKEGDKLSEGDLLCEIETDKATMGFETPEEGYLAKILIPAGTKGVPVGKLLCIIVENEADVAAFKDFKDDSAAAPPPAAAAPAAPAPPAPAAPAPAAPRPAAAPAPAADQHSRIYASPMARRLAELKNLRLGGQGSGLYGSLKSGDLSAAAAAPTPPPAPAPGATYTDIPLSGMRETIAKRLSAAKQTIPHYQLCATVNVEKLLEMRKDVNARLAAEKSDVKVSVNDFILKAVAAACKRVPTVNSHWMDTFIRQFSNVDVSVAVATPTGLITPIIFNADSRGIIDISTNMKELAGKAKDGRLQPHEYQGGTVTVSNLGMFGITMFNAIINPPQSLILACGGLQEIVIPDKNEPQGFRLAKFITFTASADHRVIDGAVGAQWMKVLKENIENPANIIL, encoded by the exons ATGCTGCGAACGATTTTAGTACGAAACCAAATTTTAAACGATAGCCTGAAAAAAGCTATTCGGAGTAATGTAGCCAGATGTTTGAGCACAGAGTTGACCAGAAGGAAACAACCGAATAA AATTTTAGAGATATCAGAAAAGGGAAAAAGCATAACTTCAACATGGAATGTCCAGACGAGGTACTATTCAAGTCTTCCTACACATTCAAAGGTGAATCTTCCCGCTCTTTCTCCTACTATGGAGAGTGGTTCCATTGTCAGCTGGGAAAAAAAGGAGGGTGATAAACTTAGTGAAG ggGATCTCCTTTGTGAAATTGAAACTGACAAGGCGACAATGGGTTTCGAAACACCTGAAGAAGGATACTTGGCTAAAATTCTGATACCTGCTGGTACTAAAGGTGTTCCGGTGGGTAAATTACTCTGTATCATTGTTGAAAATGAGGCCGACGTTGCAGCATTCAAAGATTTTAAAGATGACT CTGCAGCGGCCCCACCGCCTGCAGCGGCCGCTCCCGCAGCACCCGCACCCCCTGCGCCCGCCGCACCCGCTCCTGCCGCGCCCAGACCTGCGGCCGCACCGGCACCCGCCGCGGACCAGCACAGTCGGATCTACGCCAGCCCTATGGCTAGGCGACTAGCTGAACTTAAGAATCTTAGGCTCGGAG GGCAAGGCTCGGGGCTGTACGGGTCTCTAAAGAGTGGCGATCTCTCAGCCGCGGCGGCCGCGCCTaccccgccgcccgcgcccgcgcccggcGCCACCTACACCGACATCCCGCTCAGCGGCATGCGGGAGACCATCGCCAAGCGCCTCTCCGCCGCCAAGCAGACCATTCCGCATTACCAGCTGTGTGCGACCGTCAATGTGGAGAAGCTGCTAGAAATGAGGAAAGACGTCAACGCGAGACTAGCTGCTGAGAAATCTGATGTTAAG GTATCTGTAAATGACTTCATCTTGAAAGCAGTGGCCGCGGCTTGCAAGCGAGTACCAACCGTCAATTCACACTGGATGGACACGTTTATAAGACA ATTCTCTAACGTCGACGTGAGTGTGGCGGTCGCAACCCCGACGGGTCTGATCACACCGATCATATTTAATGCGGACTCGCGCGGTATCATAGACATTTCTACTAATATGAAAGAACTCGCGGGCAAGGCTAAGGATGGCCGCCTTCAGCCGCATGAATACCAGGGAGGCACAGTTACCGTCTCTAACTTGGGAATGTTTG GTATCACAATGTTCAATGCAATCATAAATCCCCCACAGTCACTAATTTTGGCCTGTGGTGGTCTGCAAGAGATTGTCATTCCTGACAAAAATGAGCCACAAGG cttTCGACTCGCTAAATTCATAACATTCACTGCGTCAGCTGATCACAGAGTTATTGATGGAGCGGTTGGTGCCCAGTGGATGAAGGTCCTAAAGGAGAACATTGAGAATCCCGCCAACATCATACTGTAA
- the LOC113400424 gene encoding uncharacterized protein LOC113400424, translated as MADALEPESETDILKPVKEIPVVQDQGIFKHDTGDIYDGFFEAKKKDRSVKMHGPGVYTTAEGDTYSGTWEADRFGANENVTIKYSDGSKYVGQFKEWSYSGRGNYHYPDGSILRGEFGENAPTGHLTLIDPNGHIWLGKADQGYGWFEPVNHFYDMLEKSKESKIKKHRREIDAGVRSTIET; from the exons atggcgGACGCTTTAGAACCAGAATCAGAAACTGATATCCTGAAGCCAGTAAAGGAAATTCCTGTGGTGCAAGACCAGGGCATCTTTAAACACGACACCGGCGATATTTACGACGGTTTCTTTGAGGCTAAGAAAAAAGACAGAAGCGTGAAAATGCACG gtccTGGTGTTTACACAACAGCGGAGGGAGACACTTACTCCGGGACATGGGAGGCAGATCGTTTCGGAGCCAACGAGAATGTCACCATTAAATACAGTGACGGTTCAAAATACGTGGGTCAATTCAAAGAATGGTCATACAGTGGACGTGGGAATTACCATTACCCAGATGGAAGCATTTTAAGGGGAGAATTTGGTGAAAATGCACCAACTGGCCATTTGACTCTAATTGACCCTAACGGTCATATTTGGCTGGGTAAAGCCGATCAGGGCTACGGATGGTTTGAACCGGTCAACCACTTTTATGATATGCTGGAAAAATCAAAGGAGagtaaaataaagaaacacCGTAGAGAAATAGACGCGGGTGTGCGTTCTACTATCGAaacttaa